Within Calditrichota bacterium, the genomic segment TCTGACCAATGGCATTGTATATTGTAAGATTGACCAGTGAAGCTTTTGGAATATCAAACCTGATAACTGATGTTGGATTAAAAGGGTTTGGATAGTTTTGTCGTAGAATATAGTCTTTGGGCTTTAATAGATTAAAATCTTCAACCCCCACAATAGATTCAATTATAATATCCATTGTATCATAATCTGATTTAACACACTCATCTGTAACTTTTATATAAATCAAACATGTATCACAAGAATCTAAACTTGCTGACCAAAGTATCAGATTTTTTATTGAATCATTATACGACCAGTTCAAAGCTTTACTATTTGAACTTATATCATAGGTCATCAATGAGTCAGGAGAATCAATATCGTTTGTAAAATCTAAAAGGTCTATTGTAATTACTGAGTCAGGATATAAAACCATAAAATCAGGCAGGCTTAATTCTGGAGGACTATCATTTGCACAGATTACTCTAACTCCATCCAGATACCAACCTGAACTAACATCGCTTCCACCAACCCAAGGATTATCTTCAGAATAAAAACGGAACCCTATTTGAATTGTATCTCCCGCAAACGGCGTCAAATCAATCGATGGAGGTTGCGACCAAATTCCCCCACTTGTATTTACATATCTGTCTGAAACAACTTCCCATTTCCCATTATTTTTTTTGATATGAACCTCACCGAAATCGGATGAAGAAAAACTATACCAATGGTAAAAACGTAAACGAGGTAATCTTTCACTTTCAGGGACAACGATTTGTTGTGATAAAAATCTACTATCAACTGTTGATGCATAGTTTCCATTTAAAACAGTTCCTGCACAATTAGGCGGAAAAAAACATGAATCAGGCCCGGAAAATGGCATGCCAACCTCCCATGTACCTCGTTCAGCAGACCAATCATTAATACCTTCCTCAAAATATTCTGGATTAGTATTCTTTACCTCCCCTGATAGTAACGATATATTATCGATATACCACCCTGTACTTACGTCAGTACCACCGACCCACGGATTATCTTCCGAATGAAATCGGAATGCGATTTGGACTAGTGAATCAGCAAATTCTGCGATATCGATGAATGTAAGAGTCCAAACATTACTACTAGTTGCGGAATAAGTCGCCGATAAAGTTGTCCAGTTTTCTCCATCTGTACTTATTTGAAGTTGTCCATAATCAGAAGATGAAAAGCTATACCAATGCCAAAATTTAAGTCTAGGGTTTTCTGATTTTGGAGGTACCTTGAATGGAATATCTCTTATTAGTTTTGCTTCAGCGGTTGTAGGGTAATTGCCATTAAAAACCGTTGCAGCACATTTAATACCACCATAGGCAGTATCGGGCCCTATCACCGGCTTACCAAAATCCCAAGTACCTCCAGTAATCCCCCAGCGTTCTTGAGGCTCATCTTCAAAATCTTCAAACCACAATGTATCTACCACCTGGGAGAGAGATGAAATTGGAAGCAGCAAGCTAATAATCAATATAAAGTAAAAAAGACAGCGAGATAATTTTGCATGAAAAAACATGGACACCTCCAATGTTTTGAAGTTTGAAAATATTTATGTGGTTTATAAAAAAAAGTTAGGACTATTATAAAGAGAAATATATATGAATGTAACTGGCCAAGTGGTTAGTTTTCAGTAGAGGGATTATCTGAAAAATCAAGGTCATCTATATCGATAAGCCCTTTTTTTAACGCTGTTAAAACCGCATTAAGGCGGCCAGAAACATGCATGATATTATAAATATTGTTGGTATGATATTTAATGGCATGTACAGAGAGGTTGCGATCATCAGCTATGGCTTTGTTACTTTTTCCCGAACCTAAATCGAGTAAAACTTCCCTTTGATGTTTGGTTAGCTTGATTTCTGTACCGAGAAGTTTAAAGTATTCATTAACCTTATTGGCAATAGACATGCTCATTGCCGCGCGACCGTTTAAAACATCATCAATAGATTTTAGTATTTTTTGTGGACCATCCGTTTTTAACAAATATCCCGAAGCACCGTTTTTTAATGAATTAAAAATATGATTTTCATTATCAGACCTGGAAAGCATTAGAATTGGGGTTTTTGGCGACAAGGCTTTTATTGCTATGGCGCCATCAACTCCGGAAAGGCCTGGCAAAAATATATCCAGTAAAACAAGATCCGGTTTTTCATCGATTAGTTTTTTTAATGCGGATTCACAATTAGGAAAAGCGCCACTGCATTTGTACTGTTTATTACTTTCAATTATTTGCGCTAAATCTTCCCTATCCTGTTGCTCATCTTCGATAATAAATATTTGTTTCATATTTACAATTTAAACGTTTTTTTTATGAGATCAACTAACCGAAAGGGTAGTTTCGCACGAAAAACAATCGAGCTCCCCTTGTCATTTCCAGAAATAATTTCCAGCTCGCCATTTAATTCTTTTGCACGTGATTTGAAATTTTTAAGACCATTTCCGCGGTTTGTTTTTTTCTGGTCAAAGCCTGGGCCATCATCACATAAGCCCATAATAAGAACATTATTCGTTACGTTTACCTTTAACAGAACATTGCGGCATTCTGGGCAATGTTTGGAGATGTTGTTCATTGCCTCCTGAAAAATCCTTAATAAATTTGCCCGCCAATGTGACGGTAAATAAATCTCGTCAAAATCACTATTTAAACCTTCTAAACGAAAAACAACCAGCCCGTCATCAAAGATATTATCACTGCAATCTTTAAGGTAGGTTATGAGTTGTTTAAGGGTTGCCCTTTCCGGATCAAGGCCAAAAGCAAGGGCCCTCAAAGAATGTGAAATTAAATCGGTTTGCTGTGATATTTGCTCTGACAAACTGTCTTTATTATCGTTTGAATTTCCTTTGAGTCGGTAGCTTAGATTTTTAATCTTTGTAATCGGAATCCCTGTGTCATCATGCAGATCCCTTGCTAAGTCTGCCTGCAGTTTATCTCTTATTAGGCTTGCCTGTTTTAAACGAAAAAAATGGACACTAAGAGCTGATAACCCCCCAGCAGTGATGAGCGAAAATAAAAACCACCAAGTTTTCCAAAATGGTGGGGAAATAATTATGGCAATATCCAATCCATCTTCATTCCACATTCCATCACCGTTGGCCGCTTTTACCTTAAACCTGTAATTACCAGGATCAAGATTTGTGTAGACGGCTTCTCTCTTGTTGCCAATATGAATCCAATCCCGGTTAAATCCTTCCATTTTATATGCATACTGGTTTTCATGCGAAGCTTTATAATCCAGAGCTGCAAATTCAAGAGAGAAAAAGTCATCGCGCCAGGAAAGGTTTATTTCCTTTAATCCATTTAATGATAAATCCTCAACTTTCTTGCCAAATTTTTTAAAAGATGTTAAAACTACTGTTGGTGGTTTTGACTTTTGTCGCTCTTGTGGTATAAAATAATAAAGACCGTCTGAAGCACCAAAATAGAGGGTATTCCCATCTTTTAGTGAAGCGCCTAAATTAAAGCCCTGTTCAGGTAAACCATCTGAAAATGAATAATTAGTAAATATTTCAGTTTTTGGATTGAAACGAGAAATCCCTGTATTTGTTGATAACCACAGGTCGCCAAAATCATCCTTTAAAATTCCATAAACCATTTCACCAATAAGACCATCTTGTGTACGGTATACTTTATAATTTTCAACTAATTGACTTTGTGCATTATTATAAATGCTTGAAACATTTAATTTAACTATCCCATGTCCGTATGTCCCCATCCAAAGTATATTTTTATCTGTTTCGAAAAATGAAGTTATTCGAAAGCTGTAATCATTAGGTAGGCCTAATTTAAATTGGGAATAATTCTTTTTTTCAAAATCAAATAACAACAAGCCTTCTGTCCAACCGGAGGCCCATATCACATTTTCTTTTAATGATGTTTGATAAAATGCTGGAATAAATGTTTTATCACTGTTATGGGACTCTGCAAAACTATATTCAGTAAATTCTTGTGTTTCTAGATTAAACAAATTCAATCCTCCACCATTTAGCCCAATTAAAAAATTACCTTGAATTTCTTTTAGACAATAAGTGGTATTGGCAGAAATCGTTTGAAGATTATTCTCATCATGTAAAAATATGTCCATTTTTCCGGTTTCAGGATTTAATCGAATTAATCCGGAACCCAACACCGCAACCCATAAAATCCCTTTTTCATCTTCATATAAGTCACGTACTTGCAAATTATTGTTATTTGGAAGAGAGAAATAAAACTCTCTTACTTTTTGGAAGGAATTTTCATCTTTCTTTAATAGACACAAACCACCGTCAATACCTGCCCATAAATGGTCTGGCTTTCTACTCTTTTTTATTGTCCAGACATTGGATAATTTCGTTTTATTGAATCTTTTATCATCAAGATAAACAGGATATTTATTAAAATATATCCTGTCGGTAATTATTTTATAAATACCAGTATCTTTACTTCCAGCCCATACAACTCCAGTACTGTCAATCCACAGGGAGTATATTCGGTTAGTTCCAAGTGTATTGCTATCATTTTCCTTGTGTTTCAAATAAGAAAAACTTTCCGAACCAGGATTATATTTCATAATCCCTGCTCCATCGGTAGCAAACCAAATGAAACCATCCTTATCTTCTACGATCGAATAAAAAATACAATCTGTCTGGATTTGTTTACTTCCCGTTTGGGATGTGTTGAAATAAAAAAAGTTGTTTTCATTTATATCTCCATTTGGGATTTTAACTAAACCACCACCATTACTGCCTACCCAAATATTCCCTTTTGAATCTTCAAAAAAGGAAGCAACGTCAAAATAGGATTGCTTAATATTACCTGTAAAAGTTTCTGGGAAGTGTGATATTTTTGACTCCATATTCACTTTTCTTTTTATAACAAATAAACCGATTTTATCAGTCCCAATCCACAGGTTGCCTTTACTGTCTTCGAAAAGTTTTTTGATTTTATTGTTTGAAAGTTTAGCAGAGTACACTCCCGTAATAGGAAAATCGCTAAATGAATTATTTTTAAACAAACGCAATCCAATTGCTGTAGAAATCCATATTTCAAAGTCATCAGTTGTATTTGGTATCTTAAGATGAAGTATTTCAGTATCAAGATAATTACTAAATCGGCCATTCATTTGATTTATTTGCGAAAGTTTAGATAATGAATGACCTGCTGCTATCCATAAATTACCGTCCTTGTCTTCCTTGATATCTTTTATTTGAAATCCACCGATTGAGGTTGAATCATTTGGGTTATGTAGATAACGGGTAAAAGTATATCCATCGTATTTACACAAACCATATTCAGTACCATACCACATAAAACCCTGGCTGTCCTGAAAGATACAATTTATTGTGCTTTGAGACAGACCATCTTTTACATCAAAGTTTTCAAAGTAATAAGAATTTTTCTCTTGAGGGTTTGCATTATTCAAAAAAAGAGAAACAGCTAATATCCAAGTAAATCTGTTTAGTACCATTTAAGGAGAAGTTTTTATTTTAGTGACTTTATGAAGAGTAACATGTACTGAACATTCTAAAGAATAACTAAAACTGCAAATTTATTTTGAGTTACTCTCAATAATTATGCACATCATTACTGTATTACTCATTTTTAATCGAAAATCAAGACTTTTTTAAAGCCTTTGAACTCCAGGGGCTTTATTTGTAAAAATATTTCTTTTTCTCGGTATCATAGCCAACCCCTAATTCTTTAAGAAGTTTTTCTTTCGAGTTCTCAGCATGTGTATTAAAAATAATACGCTGAACTGCTTTAGATTTAGATTTTCGAGCACCTTCATCATCTTCATCAAAAAAGAACCTGGATGTACTTATAAGATCGCTATAACAGCTTTCAAAATTACATAAAAACTCAGCGATAAAATCTTTGGTTCTAGAATTATCAATGCTCATCTGAGGGTTATCCACATGCTCCAAAGCATCCAGTAATAATTTATCTTTTTCTTTGGCGAGCTGTCTATATGAAGCCTTACTTCTTCCATCAATATATTTTTGAAGTCTGGTATTGAACAATCGTTCTCCATGTATTCCCGGGTTTGGATCAAATTGGTAGGTATCATGTTCTTCCATTTTTGGTGTATGAAGTAACAGAAGGTTATACAAATTAAATATCCAAATATATAAAGGGTCTGCCCAGAGTTTAGCATTATATTTTTTCTTTCTCTCCATTATGTCTTTTTTAAACTGTTCAATCTCTTTTTGGTGTTCTGGGGTTAATGGACTTTTTTGTGTCATCTTATTCACCTTAGTTTCCAGGTTTCTTTCGAGAGAAGAGTAGAGCTTTTCCATCTCTTTTCTACTTTTCAGCCATACATTTTTATCATAAATGCGCAACAGCTCTTTATCATATATCTCAATTAATTTAACTATTGTCTCTTCGTCTATAGCATCCTCAGGAATTTTATTTGGGGCAGCCAAGGGCGCTACCAGGTCACCGTATAAAGCCCAGCGTTCACCCCAACACTCTTCCTGCAAATCTATAGTGATCTCCTGCCCTTCAGAAATAAAAAAACTATACAAAATAGACTCCCTCATCGAATTAGGTCAAAAACATGCCAAAAGAAGCACCTTGAATGACCTAAATAACCCAATTCAGTTTATTATACTTCATACTGTTGAAATTTAAAACATAGGATTGAGGATGACAAATACAAGAAAAAACAAAATAGGTCAAAAAGGAATAAAAAAAGATCATAGTAATGACCTAAAAAGAATTTTTCATATCAGTATAATAGAAGAAACACAAACGGAGGATAAGTAGAAAATGAATAAAGAGCACGAAAAATCGATTGAATTAGCCCAGCAGGAAAACAGAAAAAATGGAGATAGAGGTAAAGTCTCGGTGGCTAAGAAACCACATTACCGCAGCAAAGGGATAAAAACCCATCCACGGAGGGAAGGCTATAAGAACATTGATGTGACATCCGGAGGCCCAGCTAAGTTTAAGGGCTTATCACCCATGTTACTGGGTCCCGTAGATTCTACACCCCAAGCCCAAAATATGGAGAATTTGTGGCAGTTTTCCAAAGTATTTAAAGGGGATGTAGACGCAGATGGGCAGCCGACACCTGCTTTTTTTGATAGAAGAAACAGAGGATTTGCCGATAGAGTCGCACACCGCAGAGTGAAAAGCAATGAATTCTATTTATTTCATTATTGGCAGGGCAGAAAACTTAATTATACAGAGGCAAGAGAGGAAATATATGTAAAGAATTATAGCGAGTTAGTACGTGAAAGCCAGGTTTATAAAGACCTATTGGCTTTATTAGATGAAGGCATGAACCTTCAAATAATTGGTTATGATGGTCGTGATTACGATGCGACATTAAACCAGGATGGTAAACAATTAAATGAATGGTTAAGAGACTTAAACAAGCCTTTTGGGCACGAACTTGTCCTTGCTGGTCTCTTGGCAGAAACTAAAGGATTTTTAATAAATGAAGAAAAGTAATATTGATAGAATCGGGTTAGAGCGTTGGAACCCAATTACCGGTTGCACAAAATATAGTGCTGGATGTAAGCACTGCTATGCAGAAAGAATGGCAAATAAACTGGCAAGCTGGAATAATCCCAGATATGAAAATGGCTTTGAATTCAAAATGCATGAAGATTTACTGGAAAAGCCCCTAAAAGTAAAAAAAGGTAGAAAATACTTTGTCTGCTCCATGTCAGATTTGTTTCATGAGAATGCAACCGATGAATTCATTTTGAAAGTTTTTGAAACAATGAATCTCGCACAACAACATACTTTTATGGTTGTTACCAAAAGGGCAGAAAGACTAATTGAACTAAATGATAGGATAAACTGGTCTGATAATATTATCATGGGTGTTACTATAGAAAGCGATAAATATGAGTTCCGCGCTGACCTGCTCAGGCAAACCGGAGCCCTCCATAAATATCTATCCTTAAAGCCACTGTTAAGCTCATTGAACACCCTAAACCTGGATGGCATTGACTGGCTTCTGGTTGGTGGAGAATCAGGTGGAGAAGCAGCACGGCCAGTAAAGATAGAGTGGATTAGGGAACTCAGGGATAAGTCTGTTGAGGCAAATATTCCTTTTTATTTCCGTCAATGGGGCAGGGCTGAAAACAATCCTGATCCACTAGATCCTAGCATTAAAAATGTTAAGGGCGGCTTATTGTTAGATGGCCAGACCTGGAAACAACTACCAAGTGTTTTACAATAAATAATAACTATGGCCGGTCTGAAGGCCGGTCTTTTAACCAAAAAAAACAATTGAAAATTAACTGGAAAAAATATGAAGAATTTGATTGGAATTCTTCTTCACAAACAGCAATGAAAAAAAGTGAAAGAATGGAAATAGCCGAAATTGCAAAAGATATGCTTGAATTAAATGATAATGATATGGCCGAAGCTACACCACCCGGAAGATTCGCAGCTACGGTCATTCATCCTAATAACTGTGATTTAGGCATAAAAATCTATAAGAATAATGATGATGGCAGACGCCAGGCGAACAGGGCAATGGCTGTTTACCTGCAGGATATTGAGAGACTTCCCGGTCTTCCAAGTGAGAATGTGCAAAAGATAATCCGTGCAGATCGCTATAATAAGGAGAGAAACTATATAATCCAGGAGTGGATTTCCGGTGACAGCCTGGAATATCTACAGATCAAAAATGCGATTGAACCTGCGCATATTCGCCCGATTATCGAACAGCTATTCCTAAATATTATTATCCCGCTTTGGACAAAAGGAACCGTCTGGTGGGATTCACGGGATGGTAATTACTGTTTTGATGCGAACACTCAAAAACTAACGTTGATTGATATTGATTCTTTAACCACTTATTATGAAGAAATTATTGAAACACCCGATGTATGGAATAGACGTGAACGTGGAAGGGCATTTGCCTTACCTCGCCTGCGCCAAATGGTACTAAGGCTTTTGCAAACCCAAGGGTTCGATAGAGGAATGCAGAAAAAATATAGAGCGATATGGGATAAAGAATTCCTACCCGTTCTTAAAGTCCTTGGCCGGGAAATTACTGATGAATTAGTAGCTGTTACTCACTACCATCATTTCATAAGTGAATTAGAAACAGCAGGACTATTACCAACCCTTACAGTATAATGCTGTAGGGGTTTTACAGGAGAAGCGAATGATAGCCAGAATCAGGGAACTCATTGATAAACGCAAGCATAACGAAGCCTATGAGTTAGTAAAACAAGAATTAAAAAAGAAATTCAATCTGCATAATGAAGAAGATGAGCTAATTTACAGTGAATTACTTGCCTTAAATACAACTGTCAAAACATTGCTAGGCGCCAGTTATGATGACCTGATTTTAGATGCTGTACGGCGCAAGAAATTTAACTCTCAGAAAAAATACAAGATTGATAATGTGAATGTTTTTCTTACAGATGAAAACCTGCTGCTATCTGATAGCGAGACATATATTAATATTATACATGACACTAAATATTTTAATTTTTCTGATAGAAGCGCATCCGATGCTTTTATTAAACGACTTGGTCAGAAACATATAGACACAGAACTGGAAAAACACACAAACCTAAAAAGAGGCGATTATATAAAGATAAAACATCCCTCTTTAAAGGCCCAATACAGCTTTCATATACTGGCATTATTTGGGAATAATAACCAGCTCGATTTTGAAGCAATGGAAAAATCATTAAGCTCTATTCTGATTGAAATGGAGCAGATGGACCTTAAAAAAATTAGTATGCCGGCCATTGGTTTTGATTGGGTCTATATGGTTCCGGATGAACAGAAAGAACAAGTTGCCACCTCCATTGCTGACAAAGTTGCTGAGGTGATTGTTACAACAATCAAACAACAAAAATTTTCTGCTTACCCGGATATACACATAAAATTTGTGGCTTCTGATACAAAAGAAGCATTCACTAAAGCTTTTTACCACTGGAGTAAAATGGATGACTACTATTTTAAGAACATCATTCATTTTCAGGAAAACCAGAAAAAACTAATCAAGGAAGCCAAAACAAATAATCCTAATTATATAAAGCTATTAAATGAAATCAGTAATGCTTTTCGCGAAGACTCTATTGTCTTGCTTTTGGGTGAAACAGGAACAGGTAAAAGTTTCTTTGCAGAACAAATCCATAAATACAGTGCTCGTTCAGCAAAACCATTTGAGAGCTTTAACTGTGCATTATTGAAGCAGGGTAAAAACTATACCCAGTTGTTTGGCTGGGTAAAAGGTTCCTATACCGGAGCGGATAAAGACGGTGTTGGATTAATTGAAAAAGCAGAGGGTGGCACTTTATTCCTTGATGAAGTGGGTAACCTCGATTTGGAATCTCAAAAATCCCTCTTATTGTTTTTGGATAAAGGGCTCTACAGGCGCTATGGCGATCCTAACCAAAGACAGGCCGATGTCAGATTGTTATTTGGTACAAACCAGAATTTAGAAAGAAGAGTGAAA encodes:
- a CDS encoding T9SS type A sorting domain-containing protein; this encodes MFFHAKLSRCLFYFILIISLLLPISSLSQVVDTLWFEDFEDEPQERWGITGGTWDFGKPVIGPDTAYGGIKCAATVFNGNYPTTAEAKLIRDIPFKVPPKSENPRLKFWHWYSFSSSDYGQLQISTDGENWTTLSATYSATSSNVWTLTFIDIAEFADSLVQIAFRFHSEDNPWVGGTDVSTGWYIDNISLLSGEVKNTNPEYFEEGINDWSAERGTWEVGMPFSGPDSCFFPPNCAGTVLNGNYASTVDSRFLSQQIVVPESERLPRLRFYHWYSFSSSDFGEVHIKKNNGKWEVVSDRYVNTSGGIWSQPPSIDLTPFAGDTIQIGFRFYSEDNPWVGGSDVSSGWYLDGVRVICANDSPPELSLPDFMVLYPDSVITIDLLDFTNDIDSPDSLMTYDISSNSKALNWSYNDSIKNLILWSASLDSCDTCLIYIKVTDECVKSDYDTMDIIIESIVGVEDFNLLKPKDYILRQNYPNPFNPTSVIRFDIPKASLVNLTIYNAIGQKVATVVNKKMVAGSHKATFNGTGLASGVYYYQLKADKFLLTRKMVLLR
- a CDS encoding DUF5131 family protein, which translates into the protein MKKSNIDRIGLERWNPITGCTKYSAGCKHCYAERMANKLASWNNPRYENGFEFKMHEDLLEKPLKVKKGRKYFVCSMSDLFHENATDEFILKVFETMNLAQQHTFMVVTKRAERLIELNDRINWSDNIIMGVTIESDKYEFRADLLRQTGALHKYLSLKPLLSSLNTLNLDGIDWLLVGGESGGEAARPVKIEWIRELRDKSVEANIPFYFRQWGRAENNPDPLDPSIKNVKGGLLLDGQTWKQLPSVLQ
- a CDS encoding sigma 54-interacting transcriptional regulator; its protein translation is MIARIRELIDKRKHNEAYELVKQELKKKFNLHNEEDELIYSELLALNTTVKTLLGASYDDLILDAVRRKKFNSQKKYKIDNVNVFLTDENLLLSDSETYINIIHDTKYFNFSDRSASDAFIKRLGQKHIDTELEKHTNLKRGDYIKIKHPSLKAQYSFHILALFGNNNQLDFEAMEKSLSSILIEMEQMDLKKISMPAIGFDWVYMVPDEQKEQVATSIADKVAEVIVTTIKQQKFSAYPDIHIKFVASDTKEAFTKAFYHWSKMDDYYFKNIIHFQENQKKLIKEAKTNNPNYIKLLNEISNAFREDSIVLLLGETGTGKSFFAEQIHKYSARSAKPFESFNCALLKQGKNYTQLFGWVKGSYTGADKDGVGLIEKAEGGTLFLDEVGNLDLESQKSLLLFLDKGLYRRYGDPNQRQADVRLLFGTNQNLERRVKKHLFAHDLFERIAGRVYTLLPLRYRKDDIEIFTKWLVNSFNKKKNQSVVVDSLAINELMKYSWPGNVRQLQYYLQNLYHNSIYNESFKIDVQNIRELPPRDSLFEEFDRFEELENILESFLKDWNSKKGKFTEEFINPILAKIYKENINGNIRETDKFLGITGSSGKQSEFNRSYAKFAGLEEIYKSNYID
- a CDS encoding response regulator transcription factor, which produces MKQIFIIEDEQQDREDLAQIIESNKQYKCSGAFPNCESALKKLIDEKPDLVLLDIFLPGLSGVDGAIAIKALSPKTPILMLSRSDNENHIFNSLKNGASGYLLKTDGPQKILKSIDDVLNGRAAMSMSIANKVNEYFKLLGTEIKLTKHQREVLLDLGSGKSNKAIADDRNLSVHAIKYHTNNIYNIMHVSGRLNAVLTALKKGLIDIDDLDFSDNPSTEN